The following are from one region of the Mycolicibacterium helvum genome:
- a CDS encoding GNAT family N-acetyltransferase, translating to MTTGSWLGLAHQGQGFGKELRQAALHLIFAGFDADLAVTRAWHDNAASLGVTRSLPYAETGTTVEDRRGRPDTMVGFAMTPGRWATIRRDDIGLVGIEAVREVLGNQR from the coding sequence TTGACCACCGGCTCGTGGCTGGGTCTCGCGCATCAGGGGCAGGGCTTCGGCAAGGAGCTCCGCCAGGCCGCACTGCACTTGATCTTCGCCGGCTTTGACGCCGACCTGGCCGTCACCCGCGCCTGGCATGACAATGCCGCCTCCTTGGGGGTGACCCGCTCGCTGCCGTATGCCGAGACCGGCACCACGGTGGAGGACCGACGCGGCCGCCCCGACACCATGGTGGGGTTTGCCATGACGCCGGGGCGGTGGGCGACGATCCGACGTGACGATATCGGCCTGGTCGGTATCGAAGCCGTGCGCGAGGTGCTGGGGAATCAGCGATAG
- a CDS encoding PaaI family thioesterase, translated as MMSTPNGPQSVFSVGNTGVSEAGISLDQQVHQTLVDHRGVVEMPAYAVMAESVTSGAYWYTFAEPVATVQSWLALTAGARPKVGDRLHAVSAMAHRDDAHGTATVTITTGNHDVVCSGVARAVRVGRSTEALRALDKDAIATPVETLPAPPDVDTTVSTIDPDWDGRRILAAISSGDIARGPLCELLDMTVAIEDEPVMTVTPQAWMANPLGAIQGGVIASLIGQACSLAGQAHTSPGDRYTLADLSVFYFRSPPVDGRPLTLATTTERVGRRMGTVAATMTDAVGTRYVRAVANIAYERATAF; from the coding sequence ATGATGAGCACACCTAACGGACCCCAGTCGGTCTTCAGCGTCGGCAACACCGGAGTCAGCGAGGCCGGCATCTCGCTGGACCAACAGGTGCACCAGACGCTGGTCGACCACCGCGGCGTGGTGGAGATGCCGGCCTACGCGGTGATGGCCGAATCGGTCACCAGCGGCGCGTACTGGTACACGTTTGCCGAGCCCGTCGCCACCGTGCAGTCCTGGCTCGCACTCACCGCCGGCGCCCGGCCCAAGGTGGGGGATCGGCTGCATGCCGTGTCGGCGATGGCCCACCGAGATGACGCCCATGGCACCGCCACCGTGACCATCACCACCGGAAACCACGACGTCGTCTGCTCGGGAGTGGCCCGCGCCGTGCGGGTCGGCCGCAGCACCGAAGCGCTGCGGGCGCTGGACAAGGACGCCATCGCGACACCGGTCGAGACACTGCCCGCACCGCCCGACGTCGACACCACCGTCTCGACCATCGACCCGGACTGGGATGGCCGGCGCATCCTGGCCGCGATCAGCAGCGGCGATATCGCTCGCGGGCCGCTGTGCGAACTGCTGGACATGACCGTCGCGATCGAGGACGAGCCGGTCATGACGGTCACGCCGCAAGCGTGGATGGCCAACCCGCTGGGCGCCATTCAGGGCGGCGTCATCGCGTCGCTGATCGGTCAGGCCTGTTCCCTGGCGGGCCAGGCCCACACCAGCCCCGGCGACCGCTACACCCTGGCTGACCTGTCCGTTTTCTACTTCCGGTCGCCTCCGGTCGACGGGCGGCCTCTCACGCTGGCCACCACCACCGAGCGCGTCGGCCGCCGGATGGGGACGGTGGCGGCGACCATGACCGACGCCGTCGGCACCCGTTATGTCCGGGCTGTCGCCAACATCGCCTACGAGCGGGCAACGGCGTTTTGA
- the rplM gene encoding 50S ribosomal protein L13, with the protein MSTYTPKAGDTTRSWYVIDATDVVLGRLAVEAAKLLRGKHKPTFTPNVDGGDFVIVINADKIAVSGDKLQTKMTYRHSGYPGGLRSRTLGDEMVKHADRVVENAIVGMLPHNKLSRQVQKKLKVYAGPDHPHAAQQPIPFEIKQVAQ; encoded by the coding sequence GTGTCTACGTACACGCCGAAGGCGGGTGACACCACGCGTTCGTGGTACGTCATCGACGCCACCGACGTGGTGCTCGGCCGGCTCGCCGTTGAAGCAGCTAAGTTGCTGCGCGGCAAGCACAAGCCGACATTCACGCCGAATGTCGACGGTGGCGATTTCGTCATCGTCATCAACGCCGACAAGATCGCCGTCAGCGGCGACAAGCTCCAGACCAAGATGACCTACCGTCACTCGGGTTACCCGGGTGGTCTGCGCTCCCGCACCCTTGGGGACGAGATGGTCAAGCACGCCGACCGTGTGGTCGAGAACGCCATCGTCGGGATGCTGCCGCACAACAAGCTGAGCCGTCAGGTGCAGAAGAAGCTCAAGGTTTACGCCGGCCCGGATCATCCGCATGCCGCGCAGCAGCCGATTCCGTTCGAGATCAAGCAGGTGGCGCAGTGA
- the rpsI gene encoding 30S ribosomal protein S9 has translation METPEDTEVVEVEFAAEATPRAPIIIDRPIQTVGRRKEAVVRVRLVPGTGQFNLDGRTLEAYFPNKVHQQLIKAPLVTVDRVDSFDIYAHLDGGGPSGQAGALRLAIARALILVQPEDRPALKKAGFLTRDPRAIERKKYGLKKARKAPQYSKR, from the coding sequence ATCGAGACCCCCGAGGACACTGAGGTCGTCGAAGTGGAGTTCGCCGCCGAGGCCACCCCGCGTGCCCCGATCATCATCGACCGTCCCATCCAGACCGTCGGCCGCCGCAAGGAGGCTGTGGTTCGGGTTCGGCTGGTGCCGGGCACTGGCCAGTTCAACCTGGACGGCCGCACCCTGGAGGCCTACTTCCCGAACAAGGTGCACCAGCAGCTGATCAAGGCCCCGCTGGTGACCGTCGACCGGGTCGACAGCTTCGACATCTACGCCCACCTCGACGGTGGCGGCCCCTCCGGTCAGGCCGGTGCGCTTCGCCTCGCGATCGCCCGTGCGCTGATCCTGGTGCAGCCCGAGGACCGGCCGGCACTGAAGAAGGCTGGCTTCCTCACGCGTGACCCGCGTGCCATCGAGCGCAAGAAGTACGGCCTCAAGAAGGCCCGCAAGGCGCCGCAGTACAGCAAGCGCTGA
- the glmM gene encoding phosphoglucosamine mutase, with product MGRLFGTDGVRGVANRELTPELGLALGAAAARRLAATRSSGRRVAVIGRDPRASGEMLEAAVIAGVTSEGVDALRVGVLPTPAVAHLTGAYGADFGVMISASHNPMPDNGIKIFGPGGHKLDDDTEDRIEELVAQGPGLRPVGAEIGRVVDANDALERYLHHVRAAAPIRLDGLTVVVDCAHGAAFQAAPRAYHAAGARVIAINAEPDGLNINDGCGSTHLEQLQAAVVAHRADIGLAHDGDADRCLAVDATGRVVDGDAIMVILAVAMRDAGELASETLVATVMSNLGLHLAMREAGIAVRTTGVGDRYVLEELRAGEFTLGGEQSGHIVMPALGTTGDGIATGLRLMARMAQTRWPLAELAAPMRTMPQVLINVEVADKTTVAEAPAVQSAVRQAEAELGHTGRILLRPSGTEQMVRVMVEAADEDTARQLAIRIAESVSAEG from the coding sequence ATGGGTCGACTGTTCGGGACCGATGGGGTCCGAGGCGTCGCCAACCGGGAACTGACCCCTGAGCTGGGTCTGGCGCTGGGGGCGGCCGCGGCGCGGCGGCTCGCTGCGACGAGAAGCTCGGGGCGAAGGGTGGCGGTCATCGGTCGCGATCCGCGTGCCAGCGGGGAGATGCTCGAGGCGGCGGTGATCGCGGGCGTCACCAGTGAGGGCGTGGACGCGCTGCGCGTCGGAGTCTTGCCCACCCCGGCGGTGGCGCACCTGACGGGTGCCTACGGTGCCGACTTTGGTGTGATGATCTCCGCCTCGCACAACCCCATGCCCGACAACGGCATCAAGATCTTCGGCCCCGGCGGTCACAAGCTCGACGACGACACCGAGGACCGCATCGAGGAACTCGTCGCGCAGGGTCCGGGTTTGCGCCCGGTCGGCGCCGAGATCGGCCGCGTCGTCGACGCGAATGACGCGCTGGAGCGCTACCTGCATCACGTCCGCGCCGCCGCACCGATTCGGCTCGACGGGCTGACGGTCGTCGTCGACTGCGCTCACGGTGCCGCATTCCAAGCCGCGCCGCGGGCCTACCACGCCGCGGGTGCACGGGTTATTGCGATCAACGCCGAACCCGACGGTCTGAACATCAATGACGGCTGCGGGTCGACACACCTGGAGCAGCTGCAGGCGGCGGTGGTGGCTCACCGGGCCGATATCGGGCTGGCCCATGACGGCGACGCCGACCGCTGCCTGGCGGTGGATGCGACCGGCCGGGTCGTGGACGGCGACGCCATCATGGTGATCTTGGCCGTTGCCATGCGTGATGCCGGTGAGTTGGCCTCGGAGACGCTGGTGGCCACCGTGATGAGCAACCTCGGTCTGCACCTCGCCATGCGCGAGGCCGGTATCGCCGTGCGCACCACTGGCGTTGGAGACCGCTACGTCCTTGAGGAATTGCGGGCCGGCGAGTTCACGTTGGGCGGTGAACAGTCGGGCCACATCGTGATGCCCGCGCTGGGCACCACCGGCGACGGGATCGCCACCGGTCTGCGGCTGATGGCCCGCATGGCGCAGACCCGCTGGCCGCTGGCCGAGCTGGCCGCGCCGATGCGCACCATGCCGCAGGTCCTCATCAACGTCGAGGTCGCGGACAAGACTACGGTCGCCGAGGCGCCCGCGGTGCAGAGCGCGGTGCGCCAGGCCGAGGCCGAACTTGGACATACCGGGCGAATTCTGTTGCGGCCGTCGGGAACCGAGCAGATGGTTCGCGTCATGGTGGAAGCCGCCGACGAGGACACCGCCCGGCAGCTGGCGATCCGCATCGCCGAATCGGTCAGCGCCGAAGGCTGA
- a CDS encoding type VII secretion target, with product MGNTRVDTAAVRAAAQRFDAAADLLGGASRNRLQFDGSVAGRTHAAHGDAVRSALDRLVAGVAQWSRAAEEVAAALRVTADRYGDAELRAAR from the coding sequence ATGGGTAACACACGCGTGGACACTGCGGCGGTGCGCGCTGCCGCCCAACGCTTCGATGCCGCCGCCGACCTGCTCGGTGGCGCGTCACGGAACCGATTGCAGTTCGACGGGAGCGTGGCGGGGCGAACGCACGCCGCTCACGGTGATGCGGTGCGATCGGCATTGGACCGGCTGGTCGCCGGGGTGGCACAGTGGTCACGCGCCGCTGAGGAGGTCGCCGCCGCATTGCGAGTCACCGCTGACCGCTACGGTGATGCCGAGCTGAGGGCGGCCCGATGA
- a CDS encoding LLM class F420-dependent oxidoreductase, with the protein MRTGIFLDYSGGFREAVEHIVVLEKAGVDIALVAEAYSYDAVSQLGYLAAKTSTIELGSGVFPIYTRTPSLLAMTAAGLDFVSDGRFRLGIGTSGPQVVEGFHGVPFDAPLGRTREVVDICRQVWRRERVQHQGRSYQIPLPAGQGTGLGKPLQIINHPVRERIPITIAALGPKNVELTAEIAEGWQPVFFYPEKADAVWGEALRAGKAKRDSQLGELDVMVGVSLAIGDDVEERLNWAKPHLALYIGGMGAKGQNFYHKLATRYGYGEVADHIQDLFLSGRKAEAIAAVPDELVRQVNLIGPRGFVKERIAAFAEAGVTTLLATPATTDTGEYLSWVEELQQLLP; encoded by the coding sequence ATGCGCACCGGGATTTTTCTGGACTATTCGGGCGGCTTCCGCGAGGCCGTCGAGCACATCGTGGTGTTGGAGAAGGCTGGGGTGGACATCGCCCTGGTAGCCGAGGCCTACTCCTACGACGCCGTCAGTCAGCTCGGCTATCTGGCCGCCAAGACCTCGACCATCGAGTTGGGCTCCGGCGTCTTCCCCATCTACACCAGGACGCCGTCGCTGCTCGCGATGACGGCCGCCGGCCTGGACTTCGTGTCCGACGGCCGCTTCCGGCTCGGCATCGGTACGTCCGGCCCGCAGGTGGTGGAGGGTTTTCACGGGGTCCCGTTCGACGCCCCGCTGGGCCGCACCCGGGAAGTCGTCGACATCTGCCGCCAGGTCTGGCGTCGCGAACGTGTGCAGCACCAGGGCCGCAGCTACCAGATCCCGCTACCGGCCGGCCAGGGCACCGGCTTGGGCAAACCACTTCAGATCATCAATCACCCTGTGCGCGAACGTATTCCGATCACCATCGCCGCGTTGGGCCCCAAGAACGTCGAACTGACCGCCGAGATCGCCGAGGGTTGGCAGCCGGTGTTCTTCTACCCGGAGAAGGCCGACGCCGTCTGGGGTGAGGCACTGCGGGCCGGAAAAGCCAAGCGCGACAGCCAACTCGGTGAACTCGACGTGATGGTCGGCGTGTCGCTGGCGATCGGCGATGACGTCGAGGAGCGGCTGAACTGGGCCAAGCCGCATCTGGCACTCTATATCGGCGGCATGGGCGCCAAGGGCCAGAACTTCTACCACAAGCTGGCCACCCGGTATGGCTACGGCGAGGTGGCCGACCACATCCAGGATCTGTTCCTGTCCGGCCGCAAAGCCGAGGCGATCGCCGCGGTGCCCGACGAGTTGGTGCGCCAGGTGAACCTGATCGGCCCGCGCGGCTTCGTCAAGGAACGGATCGCCGCCTTCGCCGAAGCGGGGGTCACCACGCTGTTGGCCACACCGGCCACCACCGACACGGGCGAATACCTCAGCTGGGTGGAGGAATTACAGCAGCTGCTGCCCTGA
- a CDS encoding dienelactone hydrolase family protein yields MARTRKLFAALTRRGRHQVLRGDLAFAGLPGIVYTPASGFNLPGVAFGHDWLTDADHYLKTLEHLASWGIVAAAPSTERGLAPSVLNLAFDLGTTLDIITGVRLGPGQISVHPTKLGLAGHGFGGSAAVFAAAGLSGAGSGAPKAVAALFPSVTKPPAQQPAAALKVPGLVLSAPDDPQSLRSDALDLAGAWKGSVLHIVSKAESAGLAEKRRFAGVLGLPGSDRRTQKTARALLTGFLLYHLTGDKDYREFADPEALLPKTELLDPEAPPVTPEDQIVALLR; encoded by the coding sequence GTGGCCCGGACTCGCAAGCTCTTCGCGGCACTGACTCGCCGCGGTCGGCATCAGGTTCTACGCGGTGACCTGGCCTTTGCCGGGCTCCCCGGCATTGTTTACACCCCGGCGTCGGGCTTCAATCTGCCCGGAGTGGCCTTTGGCCACGATTGGCTCACAGATGCTGATCACTACCTGAAAACGCTGGAACACCTCGCTTCATGGGGCATCGTCGCCGCTGCTCCGAGCACCGAGCGTGGCCTGGCCCCGTCGGTGCTGAACCTGGCGTTCGACCTGGGCACCACCCTCGACATCATCACCGGTGTGCGACTGGGCCCCGGCCAGATCAGCGTGCACCCCACCAAACTGGGCTTGGCCGGGCATGGCTTCGGCGGTTCAGCTGCGGTGTTCGCGGCCGCGGGCCTGTCCGGGGCGGGCTCAGGCGCGCCCAAGGCGGTCGCGGCACTGTTCCCGTCGGTCACCAAACCTCCCGCCCAGCAGCCCGCAGCAGCGTTGAAGGTGCCCGGCCTGGTGCTCAGTGCACCCGACGATCCGCAGTCGCTGCGGAGCGATGCCCTGGACCTGGCCGGCGCCTGGAAGGGATCGGTGCTGCACATCGTCAGCAAGGCAGAATCCGCCGGGCTGGCCGAGAAGCGCCGCTTCGCGGGGGTGTTGGGACTGCCAGGTTCGGATCGGCGCACCCAGAAGACGGCGCGCGCGCTATTGACCGGCTTCCTGCTCTATCACCTGACCGGAGACAAGGACTACCGGGAGTTCGCCGACCCCGAGGCACTGCTGCCCAAGACCGAGCTGCTCGACCCCGAGGCGCCGCCGGTCACGCCGGAGGACCAGATCGTCGCGCTGCTCAGGTAG
- the glmS gene encoding glutamine--fructose-6-phosphate transaminase (isomerizing) has protein sequence MCGIVAYVGHRRAQGVVVDALRRMEYRGYDSSGIALLDGHGGLTVRRRAGRLTNLEEALAETEPAALTGVAGMGHTRWATHGRPTDRNAHPHRDAAGKFAVVHNGIIENFATLRQELEADGVEFASDTDSEVAVHLVAHAYTHGPTAGDFEGSVLAVLRRLEGHFTLVFAHADDPGTIIAARRSTPLVVGIGDGEMFLGSDVAAFIEFTRDAVELGQDEAVVITADGYRITDFNGADDTANAREFHIDWDLSAAEKGGYEYFMLKEIAEQPAAVADTLLGHFVDGRIVLDEQRLSDQELREIDKVFIVACGTAFHSGLLAKYAIEHWTRLPVEVELASEFRYRDPVLDRGTLVIAISQSGETADTLEAVRHAKSQKAKVLAICNTNGSQIPREADAVLYTRAGPEIGVAATKTFLAQIAANYLVGLALAQARGTKYPDEVEREYHELESMPDLVAGMLDRLGPITELAQQFASSPTVLFLGRHVGYPVALEGALKLKELAYMHAEGFAAGELKHGPIALIEEGLPVIVVMPSPKNAAILHAKLLSNIREIQARGAITIVIAEEGDDTVRPYADHIFEIPAVSTLFQPLLSTVPLQVFAAAVARARGYDVDKPRNLAKSVTVE, from the coding sequence ATGTGCGGAATCGTGGCTTATGTCGGCCATCGTCGCGCCCAGGGCGTCGTCGTGGACGCACTGCGGCGGATGGAGTACCGCGGCTACGACTCCTCCGGTATTGCCCTACTCGATGGCCACGGGGGCCTGACTGTGCGCCGCCGCGCGGGCCGACTGACCAATCTCGAGGAAGCGCTGGCCGAAACGGAACCGGCCGCGCTGACCGGCGTCGCGGGCATGGGCCACACCCGGTGGGCTACGCACGGCCGTCCCACCGACCGCAACGCCCACCCGCATCGCGACGCGGCGGGCAAGTTCGCCGTCGTCCACAACGGCATCATCGAGAACTTCGCGACGCTGCGCCAGGAGTTGGAAGCCGACGGTGTCGAGTTCGCCAGCGACACCGACTCCGAGGTGGCCGTCCACCTGGTCGCCCACGCCTACACCCACGGTCCGACTGCCGGTGACTTCGAAGGCTCGGTGCTGGCGGTCCTGCGCCGGCTGGAGGGGCACTTCACGTTGGTGTTCGCTCACGCCGATGACCCCGGCACCATCATCGCCGCCCGTCGGTCCACCCCGTTGGTGGTCGGCATCGGCGATGGCGAGATGTTCCTCGGTTCCGACGTCGCGGCCTTCATCGAGTTCACCAGGGATGCCGTCGAGCTGGGTCAGGACGAGGCGGTCGTCATCACCGCCGACGGTTACCGAATCACCGACTTCAACGGTGCCGACGACACCGCGAATGCTCGCGAGTTTCATATCGACTGGGACCTGTCGGCCGCCGAAAAGGGCGGCTACGAGTACTTCATGCTCAAGGAGATCGCCGAGCAGCCGGCCGCTGTCGCTGACACCCTGCTCGGCCACTTCGTCGACGGCCGCATCGTGCTCGACGAACAGCGCCTGTCCGACCAGGAGCTGCGTGAGATCGACAAGGTTTTCATCGTGGCCTGCGGCACCGCTTTCCATTCCGGGCTGCTGGCCAAGTATGCGATCGAGCACTGGACCCGGCTCCCGGTAGAGGTCGAGCTGGCCAGCGAGTTCCGCTATCGCGACCCGGTGCTGGACCGCGGCACCCTGGTGATTGCGATCTCCCAATCCGGCGAGACCGCCGACACGTTGGAAGCCGTCCGGCACGCCAAGAGTCAGAAGGCCAAGGTGCTGGCGATCTGCAACACCAACGGCAGCCAGATCCCGCGCGAAGCCGACGCGGTGCTCTACACCCGCGCCGGTCCCGAGATCGGGGTGGCCGCCACCAAGACATTCCTGGCCCAGATCGCCGCCAACTACCTCGTGGGCCTCGCGCTGGCTCAGGCCCGAGGCACCAAGTACCCCGATGAGGTCGAGCGGGAGTACCACGAGCTGGAGTCGATGCCCGACCTGGTGGCCGGGATGCTCGACCGCCTGGGACCCATCACCGAGTTGGCGCAGCAATTCGCGTCGTCGCCAACGGTGCTGTTTCTGGGTCGCCACGTCGGCTACCCGGTGGCCCTAGAGGGTGCGCTCAAGCTCAAGGAACTGGCTTACATGCACGCCGAGGGCTTCGCCGCCGGCGAGCTCAAGCACGGTCCGATCGCGTTGATCGAAGAAGGCCTGCCCGTCATCGTGGTGATGCCGTCGCCGAAGAACGCCGCGATCCTGCACGCCAAGCTGCTGAGCAACATCCGCGAGATTCAGGCGCGCGGGGCGATCACCATCGTGATCGCCGAGGAGGGTGACGACACGGTGCGCCCGTACGCCGATCACATCTTCGAAATACCAGCGGTGTCAACGCTTTTCCAGCCGCTGCTGTCGACGGTCCCGCTGCAGGTGTTCGCCGCCGCGGTGGCCCGGGCCCGCGGCTACGACGTCGACAAGCCGCGCAACCTGGCGAAATCCGTCACGGTCGAGTGA
- a CDS encoding NAD(P)H-hydrate dehydratase: protein MRHYYTADAIRAAEAPLLASLPDGVLMRRAAYGLATAITAELRARAGALAGRGVCAVVGSGDNGGDALWAATLLRRRGVAATAVLLNPEHTHVKALAAFRSAGGRVVPTVPPSADVVIDGVVGISGKGPLRKEAAAVFAAVEAAEIPVVAVDIPSGVDVQTGAISGPAVRADVTVTFGGLKPVHALADCGRVELVDIGLDLPSTELLSFEAADVKARWPVPGVHDDKYTQGVTGIMAGSSTYPGAAILCTGAAVAATSGMKRYAGSAAAEVVSHWPEVVAAPNPHAAGRVQAWVVGPGLGTDEKAFGALTFALGTALPVVVDADALTLLAAQPDLVTGRQAPTVLTPHAGEFARLARGAGWPATSDPSPPGEDRVAATRRLAEAFGATVLLKGNVTVVAEPSGKTYLNPAGGSWAATAGSGDVLSGMIGALLASGLPAIEAAAAAAFVHARAANASAADPGPTPVPTSASRILAHIRQAIAEL from the coding sequence ATGCGGCACTACTACACCGCCGACGCGATTCGCGCCGCCGAGGCGCCTTTGCTGGCCAGCCTGCCCGATGGTGTGTTGATGCGTCGTGCCGCCTATGGATTGGCCACCGCGATCACCGCTGAGCTGCGGGCCCGCGCCGGTGCGCTCGCCGGCCGGGGTGTGTGTGCGGTGGTCGGATCGGGCGACAACGGCGGTGACGCGCTGTGGGCGGCGACTCTTCTGCGCCGCCGAGGTGTCGCGGCGACCGCGGTACTGCTGAACCCCGAACACACCCATGTCAAGGCGCTGGCGGCGTTTCGTAGCGCCGGAGGACGGGTGGTGCCCACCGTGCCGCCGTCGGCGGATGTGGTGATCGACGGGGTCGTCGGCATCTCGGGCAAGGGCCCCTTGCGCAAGGAGGCCGCCGCGGTGTTCGCCGCGGTCGAGGCCGCCGAGATTCCGGTGGTGGCTGTCGACATTCCCAGCGGCGTCGACGTGCAGACCGGCGCGATCAGCGGCCCAGCCGTTCGCGCCGACGTCACCGTGACTTTCGGTGGGCTCAAACCCGTTCATGCCCTGGCTGACTGCGGTCGAGTCGAACTCGTCGACATCGGGCTGGACCTGCCGTCCACCGAGCTGCTGAGCTTTGAGGCGGCCGACGTCAAGGCCCGCTGGCCGGTGCCCGGCGTGCACGACGACAAGTACACCCAGGGGGTCACCGGCATCATGGCTGGTTCCTCCACGTATCCCGGTGCGGCGATCCTCTGCACCGGGGCCGCGGTGGCCGCGACGTCGGGGATGAAGCGCTACGCCGGCTCGGCTGCTGCCGAGGTCGTGTCGCATTGGCCCGAGGTGGTGGCCGCCCCGAACCCGCACGCCGCAGGCCGGGTGCAGGCCTGGGTCGTCGGGCCAGGGCTCGGCACCGACGAAAAAGCTTTTGGTGCTTTGACTTTCGCGCTGGGCACCGCGCTTCCGGTGGTCGTCGACGCCGACGCGCTGACTCTGCTGGCTGCTCAACCCGACCTGGTGACGGGTCGCCAGGCCCCGACGGTGCTGACTCCACACGCCGGTGAGTTCGCCCGACTGGCGCGCGGCGCCGGATGGCCGGCGACATCGGACCCAAGCCCGCCGGGAGAGGACCGAGTGGCGGCCACCCGCAGGCTGGCCGAGGCGTTCGGTGCCACGGTGCTGCTCAAGGGCAACGTCACCGTCGTCGCTGAGCCGTCCGGCAAGACCTACCTGAATCCCGCTGGGGGGTCATGGGCGGCGACCGCCGGATCCGGCGATGTGCTGTCCGGCATGATCGGGGCGCTGCTGGCCTCGGGTCTGCCAGCGATCGAGGCGGCTGCTGCTGCGGCGTTCGTGCATGCTCGCGCTGCCAATGCTTCGGCCGCCGACCCCGGTCCGACCCCGGTGCCCACATCGGCGTCGCGCATCCTTGCCCACATTCGTCAAGCCATCGCAGAACTCTAA